GCGGCGAGCGCGGACAGCGCGCCCGTGTACGCGCGCGCCTCGAGCTGCGACTGCACGCGCGGCGTGACTTCGGCGAGCTGCTCGGCGAGCGCCTTTTCGGCCGCCTCGACGAAGAGCGCCGGCTGCACCGCGCCGTTCGCGCCGCTTTCCGACTTCTTCAGGATGTTCGAGATCCGCTTGTTCGCGGCCGCGAGCGCTTCAGCCTCCGCGAGGCGCGTGAATTCGCGCACCGCGTCGAGTCGCGCGACGATGTCGTCGAGGCGCGTCGGGTTCAGGCTCAGCACCGCGTCGACTTCGCCTGCCGTGTAGCCGCGCTCGCGCAACAGGCCGCGCAGGCGCTCGACGAAGAACGCGTGGATCGCGTCGGTCGATTCGGCGACGTCCGGCACCGCCGCGAAACGCTCGTACGTGGTGCGCAGCAGCCAGACGAGATCGAGCGGCAGCTGTTTTTCGAGCAGCAGGCGCAGCACGCCGAGCGCGTGCCGGCGCAGCGCGAACGGGTCCTTCTCGCCCGTCGGCGCGAGGCCGATGCCCCAGATGCCGACGATCGTCTCGAGCTTGTCGGCGAGCGCGACCGCGGTCGACACGGGCGTCGTCGGCAGCGCGTCGCCGGAGAAGCGCGGCTGGTAGTGCTCGCTGCACGCGATCGCGACGTCTTCCGCCTCGCCGTCGTGGCGCGCGTAGTACGTGCCCATCGTGCCCTGCAGCTCGGGGAACTCGCCGACCATGTCGGTCAGCAGATCGGCCTTCGCGAGACGGGCCGCGCGGATCGCGACCGTCGCGTCGGCGCCGATCGCGGGCGCGATCTCGCCGGCGAGCGTTTCGAGGCGCTCGATGCGCGCGAGCTGCGAGCCGAGCTTGTTGTGATAGACGACGTTCGCCAGCAGCGGCACGCGGTCGGCGAGCGGCTTCTTCTTGTCCTGCTCGAAGAAGAACTTCGCGTCGGCGAGACGCGGGCGCACGACGCGCTCGTTGCCCTCGACGATCTCGTCCGGCGTCTTCGTCTCGATGTTCGACACGATCAGGAAGCGCGAGCGCAGCTTGCCTGCCGCGTCGGTGAGCGCGAAGTACTTCTGGTTCGTCTGCATCGTGAGGATCAGGCATTCCTGCGGAACCTGCAGGAATTCGTCCTCGAAGCGGCACGGATAGACGACCGGCCACTCGACGAGCGACGTCACTTCGTCGAGGAGCGCCTCGGGCATCACGACCTGGTCGCCGCCCGCGTTCGCTTCGAGCTGCGCGCGGATCGCTTCCTTGCGGCCCGCGAAGTGCGCGAGCACCCGGCCTTTGTCGCGCAGCGTGTCCGCGTAGGCGTTCGCGTGCTGGATCGCGACGAGGCCGTCGGACAGGAAGCGGTGGCCGAGCGTCGTGTCGCCGGCGTCGATGCCGAACGCGCAGACGGGCACGATGCGATCGTCGTGC
Above is a window of Burkholderia thailandensis E264 DNA encoding:
- the glyS gene encoding glycine--tRNA ligase subunit beta; translation: MTQNHSASLLVELLTEELPPKALARLSDAFAEGIAQRLAARDLIEGELAFERYATPRRLAVVVQNVRAVAPERQVREKVLPVSVALDAQGKPTAPLAKKLAALGHPNLSIADLERAHDGKAEAFFVNYASPGATLAEGLQAALDETLAKLPIPKVMTYQRPDGTDVQFVRPVHRLSALHDDRIVPVCAFGIDAGDTTLGHRFLSDGLVAIQHANAYADTLRDKGRVLAHFAGRKEAIRAQLEANAGGDQVVMPEALLDEVTSLVEWPVVYPCRFEDEFLQVPQECLILTMQTNQKYFALTDAAGKLRSRFLIVSNIETKTPDEIVEGNERVVRPRLADAKFFFEQDKKKPLADRVPLLANVVYHNKLGSQLARIERLETLAGEIAPAIGADATVAIRAARLAKADLLTDMVGEFPELQGTMGTYYARHDGEAEDVAIACSEHYQPRFSGDALPTTPVSTAVALADKLETIVGIWGIGLAPTGEKDPFALRRHALGVLRLLLEKQLPLDLVWLLRTTYERFAAVPDVAESTDAIHAFFVERLRGLLRERGYTAGEVDAVLSLNPTRLDDIVARLDAVREFTRLAEAEALAAANKRISNILKKSESGANGAVQPALFVEAAEKALAEQLAEVTPRVQSQLEARAYTGALSALAALRAPVDAFFDGVMVNAEDPALRANRLALLSALHQQMNCVADISKLAA